Proteins encoded together in one Planctomyces sp. SH-PL14 window:
- a CDS encoding SGNH/GDSL hydrolase family protein, with product MHRWLIAGILCLLFTTGSARAEHEGKVQILLLGDSTTEGSIPRRHVPQGPHLEEVIRSLLAEEKDLPPTNVINLGLSGEYIQRLLESGRYDKVASKLPGIDYVLIRYGLNDNARRDNFAENFPKDYHDLLDRLHRDHPQAERIVMTVIPYLDEASSARVNALNVQVAEKAGLPLFDIYPRYAAELKNGPNMLNYRRFPLAKIPENRHEFVKPFVVPGSAPSVEVLDNRLDAHFGHLPGWYGDRHPNLAGYHVIGDETAKYLAPRIRERFVTAKKEPTDSPPAAGNGSKN from the coding sequence ATGCACCGATGGCTGATCGCTGGAATCCTGTGCCTTCTTTTCACCACAGGCTCCGCCCGCGCGGAGCACGAAGGAAAAGTGCAGATCCTCCTGCTCGGCGACAGCACGACCGAGGGAAGCATCCCCCGGCGGCACGTCCCACAGGGCCCGCACCTGGAAGAGGTCATCCGAAGCCTCCTGGCCGAGGAAAAGGACCTTCCCCCCACGAACGTCATCAACCTCGGCCTGAGCGGCGAGTACATCCAGCGGCTCCTGGAATCGGGCCGGTATGACAAGGTCGCCTCCAAGCTGCCGGGGATCGACTACGTCCTGATCCGCTACGGACTCAACGACAACGCCCGCCGTGACAACTTCGCCGAGAATTTTCCGAAGGACTACCACGACCTGCTCGACCGGCTGCATCGCGACCATCCCCAGGCGGAGCGGATCGTCATGACCGTCATCCCCTATCTCGACGAAGCCTCCTCCGCGCGGGTCAACGCCCTCAATGTTCAGGTCGCGGAGAAGGCGGGGCTTCCGCTGTTCGACATCTATCCCCGTTACGCCGCGGAACTCAAGAACGGCCCGAACATGCTGAACTACCGCCGATTCCCGCTGGCCAAGATCCCGGAGAACCGCCACGAGTTCGTTAAGCCGTTCGTCGTCCCGGGATCCGCGCCGTCGGTGGAAGTCCTCGACAACCGTCTCGACGCCCACTTCGGCCACCTCCCCGGCTGGTACGGCGACCGTCATCCCAACCTCGCCGGATACCACGTCATCGGGGACGAAACGGCCAAGTACCTCGCCCCGCGAATCCGCGAGCGGTTCGTCACTGCAAAGAAGGAACCGACCGACTCACCTCCGGCCGCTGGAAACGGCAGCAAGAACTGA
- a CDS encoding DUF1801 domain-containing protein: protein MTMVSAHDAYIAEASEDLRPLLVRLRAELADALPDAEEVIAYKMPGYRIGKTIVAGYAAFSKQCGLYLAPSAIQSHAEDIAAAGLKYTKTGVTFSPSKPIPDALVRKLALASRRDQDL from the coding sequence CTGACCATGGTTTCTGCTCACGACGCCTATATTGCTGAGGCTTCTGAAGACCTTCGGCCGCTGCTGGTTCGATTGCGTGCAGAGCTTGCGGACGCGCTGCCGGACGCCGAAGAAGTCATCGCCTACAAGATGCCGGGGTACCGCATCGGAAAAACGATCGTCGCTGGGTATGCGGCGTTCAGCAAGCAGTGCGGGCTCTATCTCGCTCCGTCCGCTATCCAGTCGCATGCCGAAGACATTGCCGCGGCCGGGCTCAAGTACACCAAGACCGGCGTCACCTTCTCGCCCAGCAAGCCAATCCCTGATGCGCTCGTCAGGAAGCTCGCGCTGGCTTCCCGGAGGGATCAGGACCTCTGA
- the lepB gene encoding signal peptidase I encodes MSATTSRERSPLVAMSLSMLCCGLGQIYCGEAGRGLILLSLSLLLGPIVVATALTATSTGMLILLLASLTAVLGISLWSIGDARRRARALRGTEFIPRDYNRPAVYVLLAMTGVPYALGLALFLRANVVEAFRIPSASMVPTLVPGDRVLVTKLGIADRTLSRGEVVVFRNPQNRSQSFIKRVIGLPGETVEIRDGKVFVNGQPLPLEPGPASTDGSPAGKASGAALKIEHADRVAYAVLDDPAEQEGPRDSPPVTVPLWCYYVLGDHRSRSIDSREFGPVAHSEIVGVLSYLYWPGDRWSRFGPTSGPQ; translated from the coding sequence ATGTCCGCAACGACGTCACGTGAACGCAGCCCCCTGGTGGCGATGTCCCTCTCGATGCTCTGCTGCGGGCTGGGGCAGATCTACTGCGGCGAGGCGGGCCGCGGGTTGATCCTGCTGAGCCTCAGCCTGCTCCTGGGGCCGATCGTCGTTGCGACCGCTCTGACGGCGACGTCCACCGGCATGCTGATCCTGCTCCTGGCGAGCCTGACGGCCGTCCTCGGCATCTCGCTGTGGTCGATCGGCGACGCCCGCCGGCGGGCTCGGGCGCTTCGTGGAACCGAGTTCATTCCGCGGGACTACAACCGTCCGGCGGTCTATGTCCTCCTGGCGATGACGGGGGTTCCCTACGCGCTGGGGCTGGCCCTGTTCCTGCGGGCGAACGTCGTCGAGGCGTTCCGGATCCCCTCCGCCTCGATGGTGCCGACGCTGGTGCCGGGGGACCGGGTCCTGGTGACCAAGCTGGGGATCGCCGACCGGACGCTGTCGCGGGGGGAGGTGGTCGTCTTCCGCAACCCGCAGAATCGGAGCCAGAGCTTCATCAAGCGGGTGATCGGACTTCCGGGGGAGACGGTCGAGATCCGCGACGGGAAGGTGTTCGTGAACGGCCAGCCGCTGCCGCTCGAACCGGGGCCTGCATCGACTGATGGCTCCCCGGCGGGAAAGGCTTCCGGCGCGGCACTGAAGATCGAGCATGCCGATCGCGTGGCGTATGCGGTGCTCGACGATCCCGCGGAGCAGGAGGGACCGCGCGACAGTCCGCCGGTGACCGTGCCGCTGTGGTGTTACTACGTGCTGGGAGACCACCGCTCCCGTTCGATCGACAGTCGGGAGTTCGGCCCCGTGGCTCACAGTGAGATTGTGGGGGTGCTGAGTTACCTGTACTGGCCCGGGGATCGCTGGTCCCGGTTCGGCCCGACGTCCGGGCCACAGTGA
- a CDS encoding PQQ-like beta-propeller repeat protein, with product MSRLAPGIFAAALVCSLAMAVAEDVPLEIDARIAVPSTDWPWWRGPQRNGIATPGQPVPLQWTETKNIVWKAPLPGRGHGSPIVSGNQVLLQTAETDPQVQSVVCLDRGTGKLLWQTPVHHGGVEIKQNEKSTYANSTPACDGERIFVNFLNAGGIYTTALDRSGKQIWQVKVTDYVLHQGFSSSPALYRSLVIVSADNKGTGALAALNRDTGETVWKRDRPALPNYTSPIILKVHGRDQLLFVGCDLVTSLDPLTGETLWETAGATTECVTSTVTDGNVIFTSGGYPKNHLAAIRADGSGERAWENGSRVYVPSMVLSDGHLYAMLDAGIAQCWEASTGKERWKARVGGTFSSSLVLADGNVFATDEAGKTTVFKADPRTFERVGENQLGNSVFATPAICDGRIYQRVITGQDKELKESLYCIGQ from the coding sequence ATGTCTCGTCTCGCTCCGGGAATTTTCGCCGCGGCCCTCGTGTGCAGTCTGGCGATGGCTGTTGCCGAGGATGTCCCGCTGGAGATCGACGCCCGCATCGCCGTTCCGTCCACGGACTGGCCCTGGTGGCGGGGGCCGCAGCGGAACGGCATCGCGACTCCCGGACAGCCGGTCCCGCTGCAGTGGACCGAGACGAAGAACATCGTCTGGAAGGCTCCCCTTCCCGGACGGGGGCACGGCTCGCCGATCGTCTCGGGGAACCAGGTCCTGCTCCAGACCGCCGAGACGGACCCGCAGGTCCAGTCGGTCGTCTGCCTGGACCGCGGCACCGGAAAGCTCCTGTGGCAGACCCCGGTTCACCACGGCGGCGTCGAGATCAAGCAGAACGAGAAGAGCACCTACGCCAACTCGACTCCCGCCTGCGACGGCGAGCGGATCTTTGTCAATTTCCTGAACGCAGGCGGCATCTACACGACCGCCCTCGACCGCTCGGGAAAACAGATCTGGCAGGTCAAGGTGACGGACTATGTGCTGCACCAGGGCTTCAGCTCCTCCCCGGCGCTCTACCGGTCGCTCGTGATCGTCTCGGCGGACAACAAGGGGACGGGGGCCCTCGCTGCCCTCAATCGCGATACGGGGGAGACGGTCTGGAAGCGGGACCGGCCCGCGCTCCCGAACTACACCTCGCCGATCATCCTCAAGGTCCACGGCCGCGATCAGCTCCTGTTCGTCGGCTGCGATCTGGTGACGAGCCTCGATCCGCTGACCGGCGAGACACTCTGGGAGACCGCGGGGGCCACGACGGAATGCGTGACCTCGACGGTGACCGACGGCAACGTGATCTTCACGAGTGGCGGCTATCCCAAGAACCATCTCGCCGCCATCCGGGCCGATGGATCGGGGGAGCGGGCCTGGGAGAACGGGTCGCGGGTCTACGTCCCTTCGATGGTCCTCTCGGACGGGCACCTCTACGCCATGCTCGACGCCGGGATCGCCCAGTGCTGGGAAGCCTCCACGGGCAAGGAACGATGGAAGGCCCGCGTCGGCGGGACCTTCAGCTCGTCGCTGGTCCTGGCGGATGGAAACGTCTTTGCGACCGACGAAGCGGGGAAGACGACCGTCTTCAAAGCGGATCCCAGGACGTTCGAGCGAGTCGGCGAGAACCAGCTCGGCAACTCGGTGTTCGCCACCCCCGCCATCTGCGACGGCCGAATCTACCAGAGGGTCATCACCGGACAGGACAAAGAGCTCAAAGAGTCCCTCTACTGCATCGGTCAGTAG
- a CDS encoding SDR family oxidoreductase → MERIVVVTGGSRGIGAATCRLAARRGYAVCVNYRANRDAADRVVADCRELGVRAFPVQADVASEADVVRLFETVDAELGVVTALVNNAGILETQMRVEAMDAARLQRVFAANVTGSFLCCREAVRRMSTRRGGSGGAIVNVSSVAARVGAPGEYVDYAAAKGAIDSLTLGLSKEVAEEGIRVNAVRPGFIYTEIHASGGEPGRVDRVKAGVPMKRGGQPDEVAAAIVWLLSEEASYATGTFIDLAGGR, encoded by the coding sequence GTGGAACGAATCGTCGTTGTGACGGGAGGAAGCCGGGGGATCGGAGCGGCGACATGCCGGCTGGCGGCCCGGCGGGGCTACGCCGTGTGCGTGAACTACCGGGCGAATCGCGACGCGGCCGATCGCGTGGTGGCGGACTGTCGGGAGCTGGGAGTCCGGGCGTTCCCCGTTCAGGCGGACGTGGCGAGTGAGGCCGATGTCGTGCGTTTGTTCGAAACCGTTGACGCGGAACTCGGGGTGGTTACGGCGCTCGTGAACAACGCGGGGATTCTGGAGACCCAGATGCGGGTCGAGGCGATGGACGCGGCGCGGCTGCAGCGCGTCTTCGCGGCGAATGTCACCGGCTCGTTTCTCTGCTGCCGGGAGGCGGTCCGCCGTATGTCGACGCGACGGGGCGGCAGCGGGGGGGCGATCGTGAACGTGTCGTCGGTCGCCGCGCGGGTCGGAGCGCCGGGGGAGTACGTTGACTACGCCGCGGCCAAAGGGGCGATCGACTCGCTGACGCTCGGCCTCTCGAAGGAAGTGGCCGAAGAAGGGATTCGCGTGAACGCCGTGCGGCCGGGCTTCATCTACACCGAGATCCACGCCAGTGGCGGCGAGCCGGGCCGGGTCGACCGGGTCAAGGCGGGAGTCCCCATGAAGCGCGGCGGCCAGCCGGACGAGGTGGCCGCCGCCATCGTGTGGCTTCTCTCCGAGGAGGCCTCCTATGCGACCGGAACGTTCATTGACCTCGCCGGCGGTCGCTGA
- a CDS encoding SDR family oxidoreductase, with the protein MSTSAKSPKNPKTAEAQPPFPQPQQPYPGYEDKMSPKADHGEESYKGTGRLQGYGTLITGADSGIGRAVALAFAREGADVVISYLSEDRDANETRRLVEEAGRKAIVARGDIQEEATCRKLVDQAMEEFGRIDVLVNNAAFQTAIEKLEDYTAEHIDRCYRTNVFAMFYLAKAAVPHMKAGASIINTTSIQAYDPSPNLLDYASTKSAIIGFTKALSKLVAPQGIRVNAVAPGPVWTPLIPSTMSEEKTKKFGDNTLFERPAQPGELAPVYVLLASNAASYITGEVYGLTGGRTPY; encoded by the coding sequence ATGTCGACATCAGCTAAAAGCCCGAAGAATCCCAAGACCGCAGAGGCTCAGCCCCCCTTCCCTCAGCCGCAGCAACCGTATCCGGGCTATGAGGACAAGATGTCGCCGAAGGCGGACCACGGCGAAGAGTCGTACAAGGGGACCGGCAGGCTTCAGGGATACGGAACTCTCATCACGGGGGCGGACAGCGGCATCGGCCGTGCGGTCGCGCTCGCCTTTGCTCGCGAGGGGGCCGATGTCGTGATCTCCTACCTTTCGGAGGATCGCGACGCCAACGAGACCAGGCGGCTGGTCGAAGAGGCGGGACGCAAGGCGATCGTGGCCCGCGGGGACATTCAGGAGGAGGCGACGTGCCGGAAGCTCGTCGATCAGGCGATGGAGGAGTTCGGCCGGATCGACGTCCTGGTGAACAACGCGGCCTTTCAGACAGCGATCGAGAAGCTCGAGGACTACACGGCGGAGCACATCGACCGCTGTTACCGCACGAACGTCTTTGCGATGTTTTATCTCGCCAAGGCGGCGGTTCCGCACATGAAGGCGGGAGCCAGCATCATCAACACGACGTCGATCCAGGCCTACGATCCGTCCCCGAACCTTCTGGACTACGCTTCGACCAAGAGCGCCATCATCGGCTTCACGAAGGCACTCTCGAAGCTGGTTGCGCCGCAGGGAATCCGCGTCAACGCCGTCGCTCCGGGGCCGGTCTGGACGCCGCTCATTCCGTCGACGATGTCGGAGGAGAAGACCAAGAAGTTCGGAGACAACACGCTCTTCGAGCGTCCGGCTCAGCCGGGGGAACTCGCACCGGTCTACGTGCTGCTCGCTTCGAACGCGGCGAGTTACATCACCGGCGAGGTGTACGGCCTGACCGGGGGCCGCACGCCGTACTGA
- a CDS encoding SRPBCC family protein, with translation MADSSNTVRLHRVLRAPAERIFKAFLDPDALCRWLPPYGFLGKIHRIDPREGGGYHMSFINFGTGDSHSFESKFVELVPNERIRIADKFDAPGPATDNMTKTITLRAVSCGTEMTILHEGLPAAIPAEMCYLGWQESLLQLARLVEPEIPGGE, from the coding sequence ATGGCGGATTCATCCAACACCGTTCGGCTGCATCGCGTGCTTCGGGCCCCGGCCGAGCGGATTTTCAAGGCCTTTCTCGACCCGGACGCCCTGTGCCGGTGGCTGCCGCCGTACGGCTTTCTGGGGAAGATCCATCGCATCGACCCTCGCGAGGGGGGCGGCTATCACATGTCGTTCATCAACTTCGGGACGGGGGACAGCCATTCGTTCGAGAGCAAGTTCGTCGAGCTGGTTCCGAACGAGCGAATCCGCATCGCCGACAAGTTCGACGCCCCGGGGCCGGCGACCGACAACATGACCAAGACCATCACGCTGCGAGCGGTCAGCTGCGGTACGGAGATGACGATCCTCCATGAGGGCCTTCCTGCGGCCATCCCGGCGGAAATGTGCTACCTCGGCTGGCAGGAATCGCTTCTCCAGCTGGCCCGCCTCGTGGAGCCGGAAATTCCCGGCGGCGAATGA
- a CDS encoding heme-dependent oxidative N-demethylase subunit alpha family protein — MTEPAPSLSGDFWLRLFPASDYRLPMGVRPGEARRFWGNSPEAAYVLAERRRWIAEAPERHLLFLPEAEPATAEAVAWFSSVLGRVFRDARDAACGLEPDWVLLGGDAASGLPVLGGALAFPSGWALEEKLGRPLADVHDTVPGLAAAIGPQITTFLARIATGSTWERDNWGLSADSSLNHHPAQPIARLREDAPLDATWLRLEQQFLTRLPHSRAILFGIRVTNHRLDALLDVHPVLAGRMARALETMPDTLAAYKGLTAARPVLVRQLAALRSAFP; from the coding sequence ATGACTGAGCCGGCACCATCGCTCTCCGGGGACTTCTGGCTGCGGCTGTTTCCCGCGTCGGACTATCGCCTGCCGATGGGGGTCCGACCGGGCGAGGCGAGACGCTTCTGGGGTAATTCGCCTGAGGCGGCTTACGTGCTGGCGGAGCGGCGGCGCTGGATTGCCGAGGCTCCCGAGCGGCACCTGTTGTTCCTGCCGGAAGCGGAACCAGCCACGGCGGAGGCGGTGGCGTGGTTCTCGTCGGTCCTCGGGCGGGTCTTCAGAGACGCGCGCGATGCCGCCTGCGGGCTGGAGCCGGATTGGGTGCTGCTCGGCGGCGACGCGGCGAGCGGCTTACCCGTGCTGGGCGGGGCGCTGGCCTTTCCCTCGGGCTGGGCGCTGGAAGAGAAACTCGGTCGTCCGCTGGCCGATGTGCACGACACGGTGCCCGGACTGGCGGCCGCGATCGGTCCGCAGATCACCACATTTCTCGCTCGGATCGCGACCGGTTCGACATGGGAGCGGGACAACTGGGGACTCAGCGCGGATTCCTCGCTCAATCACCATCCCGCGCAGCCCATCGCCCGGCTCCGCGAGGACGCGCCGCTCGATGCGACCTGGCTCCGCCTGGAGCAGCAGTTTCTCACCCGGCTGCCGCACTCCCGCGCGATTCTCTTTGGCATCCGTGTGACGAACCATCGTCTGGACGCACTCCTCGACGTGCATCCCGTACTGGCCGGCCGGATGGCCCGTGCTCTGGAGACCATGCCCGACACCCTGGCAGCGTACAAAGGCCTGACGGCCGCTCGCCCCGTACTCGTCCGTCAACTCGCCGCCCTTCGATCAGCCTTTCCGTGA
- a CDS encoding DUF1697 domain-containing protein: protein MTAYVALLRAVNVGGTGKLPMTDLKRLCEEAGFQSVRTYIASGNVVFDSSLSEARVKKALESRMEEYAGKPVGVLVRTGLELAQVVADNPFPDAKASWCVALFLDEAPPKDALQTVKGQQDEQVALGRREIYVNYGAGMGRSKLAIPAAKGATARNMNTIAKLAQMAEEVSPAPAKSRPKRGKA, encoded by the coding sequence ATGACCGCGTACGTCGCACTCCTGCGGGCCGTGAATGTCGGCGGCACCGGCAAGCTCCCCATGACGGACCTGAAACGTCTCTGCGAGGAAGCCGGGTTCCAGTCGGTCCGGACCTATATCGCCAGCGGGAACGTCGTCTTCGACAGTTCCCTCAGCGAGGCGCGGGTCAAGAAGGCCCTTGAGAGCCGAATGGAGGAGTACGCGGGCAAGCCGGTCGGCGTCCTCGTCCGCACCGGCCTCGAGCTGGCCCAGGTCGTGGCGGACAACCCGTTTCCGGACGCCAAGGCGTCGTGGTGCGTCGCGCTGTTTCTGGATGAGGCGCCTCCCAAGGACGCGCTCCAGACCGTCAAGGGGCAGCAGGACGAACAGGTCGCTCTCGGACGCCGCGAGATCTACGTCAACTACGGTGCGGGAATGGGGCGTTCCAAACTGGCCATTCCGGCGGCGAAGGGAGCGACGGCCCGCAACATGAACACCATCGCGAAGCTGGCTCAGATGGCCGAGGAGGTCTCGCCCGCGCCCGCGAAGTCCCGCCCCAAGCGTGGCAAGGCGTAA
- a CDS encoding REP-associated tyrosine transposase — MSDYRRWYVEGGTYFFTVVTERRIPIFADAAARRLLGDVIRSIAESDPFEVVAIVLLPDHLHTPWRLPRGDRDFSTRWKKIKGEFAKAWLREGGLTAEVSASRQRRGSSGVWQRRFWEHVIRDEADLEAHFDYIHFNPVTHGLVTHPWDWEWSTFRKYVREGHYPKEWGRAEPESIGGLSLE; from the coding sequence ATGTCAGACTACAGGCGATGGTACGTCGAAGGAGGGACATACTTCTTTACGGTCGTTACAGAGCGCAGAATCCCGATCTTCGCAGACGCGGCGGCGCGCAGGCTTCTCGGTGACGTGATTCGATCAATTGCTGAGAGCGATCCCTTTGAGGTCGTTGCCATTGTTCTCCTGCCAGATCATCTGCACACGCCGTGGAGGCTGCCACGGGGAGATCGGGACTTTTCAACGCGATGGAAGAAGATCAAGGGGGAGTTTGCCAAGGCCTGGTTGCGCGAAGGAGGGCTCACAGCCGAGGTGTCGGCGAGCCGTCAGCGTCGGGGTTCCTCTGGCGTCTGGCAGCGTCGATTCTGGGAGCACGTGATTCGCGACGAGGCGGATCTGGAGGCCCACTTCGACTACATCCACTTCAATCCTGTAACGCACGGCCTCGTGACGCACCCCTGGGATTGGGAGTGGTCAACGTTCCGAAAGTACGTCCGCGAGGGGCACTATCCCAAGGAGTGGGGGCGTGCAGAGCCGGAGAGCATCGGTGGCTTGTCTCTCGAGTAG
- a CDS encoding anti-sigma factor, producing the protein MNPDDPLEDWIASRRSPAPPPDLADRVMNTIAPEPQTTGPSPRRAPPRMRDRLEAAACLLLFVCSLVVAVVRLASLAGVVVPSSGDEPAITREFFEDESHVRNDVT; encoded by the coding sequence ATGAATCCTGACGATCCTCTCGAGGACTGGATCGCCTCGCGGCGGTCACCCGCCCCGCCTCCCGATCTGGCGGACCGGGTCATGAACACCATCGCGCCGGAGCCGCAGACGACTGGACCATCGCCTCGCCGCGCTCCGCCACGGATGCGGGATCGGTTGGAAGCCGCCGCCTGTCTGCTGCTGTTTGTCTGCTCGCTCGTCGTGGCGGTCGTCCGCTTGGCGAGCCTGGCCGGAGTCGTCGTCCCCTCCTCCGGGGACGAGCCTGCCATCACCCGCGAGTTCTTCGAGGACGAGAGCCATGTCCGCAACGACGTCACGTGA
- a CDS encoding EamA family transporter — protein MPGSLHLLFPLFSSVLFVFGALLARQATLRGVSPFTNTALSNLCLALFWGAFGLVRAGGLSPDAWWPAAAIALAFVAGQLCTYLAFHYGDVSLATPVFGVKIIIVAILSAVLAEKPVETRIWIAAVLAAVGVGVVQASGKVASHSRTSAGRAALTILLAVLAATALSLFDIGLQICGRRYGAERFLVTMFVFTGLFSCGLLPWADSPARVRRLGAMKSLVPAALLMATQAVSISYSLGQYGDATRINIVYALRGFWSVLLAWGLSRLAASPEAGHSNRTMFLRLVGAVLLMISVVIALL, from the coding sequence ATGCCCGGTTCCCTCCACCTGCTGTTCCCGCTCTTCTCGAGTGTGCTGTTCGTCTTCGGCGCCCTGCTGGCCCGGCAGGCGACCCTTCGCGGGGTGAGCCCCTTCACGAATACCGCCCTTTCGAACCTATGTCTGGCGCTGTTCTGGGGAGCCTTCGGCCTGGTGCGGGCGGGAGGGCTGTCGCCCGATGCCTGGTGGCCCGCGGCGGCGATCGCCTTGGCCTTTGTGGCCGGTCAGCTCTGCACGTACCTGGCGTTCCACTATGGCGACGTCTCCCTGGCCACGCCGGTCTTTGGCGTGAAGATCATCATCGTGGCGATCCTCAGCGCGGTCCTGGCGGAGAAGCCCGTCGAGACCCGGATCTGGATCGCGGCGGTGCTGGCGGCGGTGGGAGTCGGGGTGGTTCAGGCGAGCGGGAAGGTCGCCTCGCACTCACGGACGTCCGCGGGACGGGCGGCGCTCACGATTCTCCTCGCGGTCCTCGCCGCGACCGCCCTCTCGCTCTTCGACATCGGCCTGCAGATCTGCGGCCGCCGGTACGGGGCCGAACGGTTTCTGGTGACGATGTTCGTTTTCACCGGGCTCTTCTCGTGCGGGCTGCTTCCGTGGGCCGACAGTCCCGCGCGGGTCCGCCGGTTGGGGGCGATGAAGTCCCTCGTGCCGGCGGCACTCCTGATGGCGACCCAGGCGGTGAGCATTTCCTACTCGCTGGGACAGTACGGCGACGCCACGCGGATCAACATCGTCTACGCCCTCCGCGGGTTCTGGTCCGTCCTGCTCGCCTGGGGGCTCAGCCGCCTCGCTGCGAGTCCCGAGGCAGGGCACTCGAACCGGACCATGTTCCTCCGGCTCGTCGGCGCCGTGCTGCTGATGATCTCGGTCGTCATCGCGCTGCTGTGA
- a CDS encoding RNA polymerase sigma factor — MDDDQTTVETVLAGETTAFRRLVERHERLVFTFVHNMLRRPTDAEDVTQETFLAAYRSLRTFDPRRARFATWLLTIARNECLSVLGRRPPPSPMETVPDPLSRATGPLERLGESELWTALDQALDLLPLDQRTAFVLAEIQQLPHAEIATIEAVEIGTIKSRVSRAKDRLRTLLRAFQPEPRPAAAMSPPSTPAAAPSRLRSEIPHES; from the coding sequence ATGGACGACGACCAGACAACCGTCGAAACCGTCCTGGCCGGGGAAACCACCGCCTTTCGCCGTCTCGTCGAACGACACGAGAGACTCGTCTTCACCTTCGTACACAACATGCTCCGCCGGCCGACGGACGCGGAAGACGTCACCCAGGAAACGTTCCTGGCGGCCTACCGCAGCCTGCGAACCTTTGATCCGCGCCGCGCCCGGTTCGCCACCTGGCTGCTGACGATCGCCCGCAACGAATGCCTCTCGGTGCTGGGCCGTCGCCCCCCTCCTTCCCCCATGGAGACTGTCCCCGATCCCCTCTCTCGCGCCACCGGGCCACTCGAACGGCTCGGCGAGAGCGAACTCTGGACGGCCCTCGACCAAGCGCTCGACCTCCTGCCGCTCGACCAGCGGACCGCCTTCGTTCTGGCTGAGATCCAGCAGTTGCCGCACGCCGAGATCGCCACGATCGAGGCGGTCGAGATCGGCACGATCAAGTCCCGCGTCAGCCGGGCCAAAGACCGGCTTCGCACGCTCCTCCGCGCCTTTCAGCCGGAGCCGCGACCCGCCGCCGCGATGTCGCCCCCATCCACCCCCGCGGCCGCCCCGTCCCGCCTCCGTTCGGAGATTCCCCATGAATCCTGA